In Trichoderma asperellum chromosome 1, complete sequence, a single window of DNA contains:
- a CDS encoding uncharacterized protein (EggNog:ENOG41~antiSMASH:Cluster_1.8), whose amino-acid sequence MDIDGISELEQMIINIRDMPQGNSPEETMRKLVADKEQFAAPAVIETISRLLQILDDDPEIDGILGYSEGATTAATLILEEQRLFREQGRPRHIKSAIFFAGWPPVRIVDGRVQTLLADEHDVVIDIPTCHVVGCSDPYIHGAVALYGLCDEDTAILFDHGKGHTVPRDEVTVRELSEAIERTFAQVA is encoded by the exons ATGGACATTGATGGCATAAGCGAGCTGGAGCAAATGATTATTAACATTCGAGATATGCCGCAGGGCAACTCGCCTGAGGAGACGATGCGGAAGCTGGTAGCCGACAAAGAGCAGtttgctgctcctgctgTGATTGAGACTATAAGCCGGCTGCTACAGATTCTGGACGATGATCCGGAAATTGAT GGCATTCTTGGTTACTCAGAAGGAGCAACGACGGCGGCCACCTTGATTCTTGAAGAGCAACGTCTCTTTCGAGAGCAAGGCCGGCCTCGACACATCAAG AGCGCCATTTTCTTTGCCGGTTGGCCCCCAGTTCGCATCGTGGATGGGCGCGTTCAGACGCTGCTCGCGGATGAGCACGACGTGGTGATTGATATACCGACGTGCCACGTAGTGGGCTGCAGTGATCCATATATTCATGGCGCAGTCGCGCTGTACGGACTATGTGACGAGGATACGGCCATTCTATTCGATCATGGCAAGGGCCACACCGTTCCTAGAGACGAGGTAACGGTGAGAGAGCTTTCGGAGGCGATTGAGAGGACTTTTGCCCAGGTGGCATGA
- a CDS encoding Type I Iterative PKS (EggNog:ENOG41~SMCOG1022:Beta-ketoacyl synthase~antiSMASH:Cluster_1.8), whose protein sequence is MASSDADETQKAPMPVAIVGMSCRLSGGVSTLDDFWTMLSRSRDGWRPIPEERYSAKAYHHPDPHKKGCFNQKGGYFMTGDLSTFDAPFFNITRQEAEAMDPQQRHLLECTYEALENAGIPKQAIAGSNMGVFIGGTASNYHLGTLKELDQVPMYDATGNHQSIQAGRISYYFNLHGPSFTADTACSSGLYALHLAVQSIRSGDSDSAIVAASSLHLQPHYMISMSGLGLFNEQGKTFAFDHRAKSGFARGEGTGCLILKPLHKALADNDKIYSVIINTGVNQDGKTSGLTNPSGDAQEQLIRDVYARAGISPEDTGYVEAHGTGTRAGDPIEANSVHRVFGKGRTKRAPLYMGSVKSNVGHLENASGIISIIKASIMLDKGFILPNVNFEKANEAIPLDEWNIKVPTNIRPWPRNKRFISVNSFGFGGSNAHVVLEKVPTSFVDLPQDNQNTTPRLFVLSAHDESAVKRKAEKLGIYIEQHPEVFQKRLVNDMAYTLGERRTHLQWRIAITASSCSELANALNSVSATPGVVPSKEPKVALVYTGQGAQWAGMGKELMKSHPIFAKAIETCSNYLQTIGADFSLLEELAKSSEETLVNEAHISQPACTAIQIGLTKLLDVWGVSPSAVIGHSSGEIGAAFAAGAVTLEDAMSIAYWRGKVSSEMKFKHQDLRGAMLAIGAAAQDIRVIVKTLGLQRVNVACENSPNSITASGDEEDVDRLAAELESRGIFNRKLRVTMAYHSAHMQLVADDYKAAIKYVTSKDSSNVEFYSSLFGKKIDSTTSLGPSYWVENLTQPVLFSSAFKELYLDTEPDIVIEVGPHSALEGPIKQILKAISPKVALGVKYLPSLVRNQHATSSTLNCAGSLFLKGYPINLRRINRPNQGVRAPTLVTDFYPYGWSEHKYWFEPRSAKQMRQKPFNRHDLLGLLEDSFSDVEPKWKNVISTDDVPWLKDHRMQSLATFPLAGYICMAVEAASQRAQLRGIPITQIEGFRLREIQISKALILDDGVPYETVFSLKPYAEGTRSYSNEWDEFRILSWNSARGWLEHCRGLVGIKKVVPANPVNSALLQAASTRRQHTKTMDCHQLSINDFYSELEARGAGYSGVFRIPSDADLRLGEKYTTASITIPDTAAVMPLSHETTSIAPSAFIDLFFQLTFPILGAGSGKMPSLFMPSAVKEIDISSALPNKPGDRVQVVVNGYLNFEAPGPVDFFIDSWYQDSAVPVVKMSGFRTTPVNGDIVESMNPRSICYKVEWEPLDAENKQPIKQDVKNGITQNGHKVKSSIDRTSAIGNGQNNHTSNGHRAPNGTNGAKSHTNGHHKLKESLGEVNGNGAKSHTNGHHKLKESLGEVNGNGAKSHTNGHHKPKEPLGEVNGNSVENGSTKRLNCDLAEQSVNNSLDDVDFVVISQHDGNHLLERALLDLLALRTAKTPRLVALSDVVPEPTACYICLVEIDKPIFINLTVETFEKLQNLFTVCHSMLWVTSGAYRFAENPENNIAQGFLRTVRSEANKAVASLDLDPRSKSDARDTAELILRAVKVSVTIPEDDAPVDYEFAEEEGKLMVPRVVKQDDMNLAIFHDTETSNSPPYPQPFDQPGRRLTVAVGTYGALDSLYWKDERETPLGHEEIEIKVACTGMNFKDVVIAMGQVSSPYLGVECSGTVSRIGSRVGSLRVGDRVCAMSLGAYGTYSRCLASSAAVIPHDMSFVVAASIPVVYCTAYYGIMDLARLEYGEKILIHAASGGVGQAAIQLAQMVGAEIYATVGSADKKQFIMDKYGIPDSHIFYSRDATFGPAVREATGGRGVDVVLNSLAGDLLRETWDCLAPFGRFIELGKRDITNNTRLEMAKLEYNCTFSSVDLTLVAAERPRILERTFASVMRLVENKTIRPIEPITSVSIQDVEGALRKLQSGKTVGKLVVTHGGSCQVKVTHPPPRSDVLERDATYVIIGGTGGLGRSITRRMVSRGARHIVLLSRGGNETDSVKKLVKESRKLGASIYVLPCDVADEQKVKELVDELQDDLPPIRGIIHAAMVLRDVLFEKMTFEDYEAVVRSKVSGAWNFHNALIKTPLQFFIVLSSVAGIVGNRGQAHYSAANTYLDALVLHRRRQGLAASSIDLAAVEGVGYLAENGARMSQVMRNLSNNTLGEAEVLALIESAMTGKVDRFCQGQVITGLGFDNASSMPFYASDAKFSHLREALLAASADADASSGSEGLSISQQLRRCKTAEEAQEIVTLGLRDKLGAILMLSEEVMAARQGNTSITAFGLDSLNAIELRNWIGKELQAHLQVLELLTSGRVADLAGLVLRKSRIEGVWTEK, encoded by the exons ATGGCGTCTTCAGACGCGGACGAGACCCAAAAGGCTCCTATGCCtgtcgccatcgtcggcaTGTCTTGCCGTCTGTCAGGCGGTGTCTCGACTCTCGACGACTTTTGGACTATGTTATCACGTTCTCGTGATGGCTGGAGACCTATTCCTGAAGAACGATACTCAGCCAAGGCATACCATCACCCTGATCCTCACAAAAAAGGCTGCTTCAACCAAAAAGGTGGATATTTCATGACTGGCGATTTATCAACGTTTGACGCACCGTTTTTCAATATCACAAGGCAGGAAGCTGAAGCCATGG ATCCACAACAGAGACATCTTTTGGAGTGCACGTATGAAGCTTTAGAGAATGCTGGAATTCCCAAGCAGGCTATTGCTGGCAGCAACATGGGCGTGTTCATCGGCGGCACTGCCTCAAATTATCATCTTGGTACTTTGAAAGAGCTAGATCAGGTACCAATGTATGATGCCACTGGTAACCACCAGTCCATTCAAGCTGGCCGCATCTCTTACTACTTCAACTTGCATGGCCCTTCCTTCACAGCAGACACGGCCTGCTCGTCCGGTTTATACGCACTGCATTTGGCGGTACAGAGTATCCGTTCAGGAGATTCGGACTCTGCCATTGTCGCAGCGTCCAGCTTGCATCTTCAGCCTCATTACATGATTTCCATGTCCGGATTAGG GCTTTTTAACGAACAAGGAAAGACATTTGCTTTCGATCACAGGGCAAAGTCGGGTTTTGCTCGAGGCGAAGGCACAGGCTGTCTTATTCTGAAACCACTTCACAAGGCGCTGGCAGACAACGACAAGATATACTCGGTCATTATCAACACTGGCGTCAACCAAGACGGCAAGACCTCAGGACTGACAAATCCTAGCGGCGATGCGCAAGAACAGTTGATACGCGATGTTTATGCTAGAGCTGGCATTTCTCCAGAAGATACTGGATACGTGGAAGCCCATGGAACCGGTACGCGAGCCGGTGATCCTATAGAAGCTAATTCCGTTCATCGTGTTTTTGGAAAGGGGCGTACAAAGCGCGCGCCATTATATATGGGCTCAGTAAAGTCCAACGTTGGCCATTTAGAAAACGCAAGTGGAATTATTTCCATTATCAAAGCATCAATAATGCTAGACAAGGGTTTTATTCTTCCCAACGTCAACTTTGAAAAGGCAAATGAGGCCATCCCCCTCGATGAATGGAACATCAAAGTTCCAACCAATATCCGACCGTGGCCACGGAACAAGCGCTTCATCAGCGTTAATAGCTTTGGATTCGGAGGATCTAATGCGCACGTTGTGCTTGAGAAAGTCCCAACGTCCTTCGTGGACCTTCCTCAAGATAACCAGAACACGACTCCGAGACTATTCGTGTTATCAGCTCATGATGAAAGCGCTGTCAAGCGAAAGGCCGAAAAACTTGGCATATACATTGAACAACACCCCGAAGTCTTCCAGAAACGATTGGTCAATGACATGGCTTACACACTTGGGGAGAGGAGGACACATCTGCAGTGGCGCATCGCCATTACAGCATCCTCGTGTAGTGAGCTTGCAAATGCTCTCAACAGCGTCAGTGCCACTCCTGGGGTAGTGCCTTCCAAGGAGCCAAAGGTGGCACTCGTATATACCGGTCAAGGAGCTCAGTGGGCAGGGATGGGAAAAGAGCTTATGAAGAGTCATCCAATCTTTGCCAAAGCTATCGAAACTTGCAGCAACTATCTGCAAACAATTGGTGCTGATTTCTCGCTGTTGGAAGAGCTCGCCAAGAGCAGCGAAGAGACACTAGTCAACGAGGCACACATCTCGCAGCCTGCATGCACAGCCATACAGATTGGCCTTACAAAACTGCTGGACGTTTGGGGAGTTTCACCTTCGGCAGTCATCGGCCACTCCAGTGGTGAAATTGGCGCTGcctttgctgctggtgccgtGACCCTTGAGGATGCTATGTCCATAGCCTATTGGCGCGGAAAGGTTTCATCAGAAATGAAATTCAAGCATCAGGATCTCCGCGGTGCCATGCTTGCTATCGGTGCTGCAGCTCAAGATATCAGAGTCATTGTTAAGACCCTGGGGCTACAAAGGGTCAATGTAGCCTGCGAAAACTCTCCAAATTCCATTACGGCTTcgggagacgaagaagatgtcgATAGACTGGCTGCTGAACTAGAAAGTCGAGGCATCTTCAATCGCAAATTGCGGGTGACAATGGCATACCACTCCGCTCACATGCAGCTAGTTGCAGATGATTACAAGGCTGCCATCAAATATGTGACATCCAAGGACTCCTCAAATGTTGAGTTTTATTCATCGCTATTCGGGAAGAAAATTGACTCGACAACATCACTCGGCCCATCATACTGGGTCGAGAACTTGACACAGCccgttctcttctcttcggcTTTCAAAGAGCTTTATCTTGATACAGAGCCGGACATCGTTATCGAGGTTGGCCCGCACTCTGCCCTTGAGGGTCCTATTAAGCAGATCCTGAAGGCTATCAGCCCTAAAGTTGCTTTAGGAGTCAAATATTTGCCTTCTCTCGTTCGTAACCAGCATGCGACCTCATCGACCTTGAACTGCGCGGGTAGCTTGTTTCTCAAGGGCTACCCAATCAACTTACGGAGAATCAACCGTCCTAATCAAGGCGTACGAGCCCCTACACTTGTCACGGACTTTTATCCATATGGTTGGTCGGAGCACAAGTACTGGTTTGAGCCTCGGTCAGCTAAGCAGATGCGCCAGAAGCCGTTTAATCGTCACGATCTCCTAGGCCTCTTGGAAGACTCTTTTAGTGATGTCGAGCCTAAATGGAAAAATGTAATTTCCACAGACGATGTGCCTTGGCTTAAGGATCATCGCATGCAATCGCTAGCCACGTTTCCTTTAGCGGGCTATATCTGTATGGCTGTAGAAGCAGCGTCACAGCGAGCACAGCTACGAGGTATCCCAATTACGCAAATCGAAGGCTTCCGTCTCCGAGAGATTCAAATTTCCAAAGCTCTCATACTAGATGATGGCGTTCCGTACGAGACGGTGTTCTCTTTGAAGCCTTATGCTGAGGGCACCAGGTCCTACTCTAATGAGTGGGATGAATTTCGAATTTTATCGTGGAATTCAGCCAGAGGTTGGCTAGAGCATTGCAGAGGATTGGTCGGAATTAAGAAGGTCGTACCAGCTAATCCAGTCAATAGTGCTTTACTACAAGCCGCCTCTACTCGCCGTCAACATACCAAGACAATGGACTGCCATCAGCTTTCCATCAATGATTTCTACTCTGAGCTAGAGGCCCGAGGAGCTGGATACAGCGGAGTCTTCAGGATTCCGTCAGATGCTGATTTGAGGCTCGGTGAGAAATATACCACCGCGTCTATAACAATTCCCGATACAGCAGCTGTCATGCCGTTGTCTCATGAAACAACATCTATTGCTCCATCAGCATTTATAGACCTGTTTTTTCAGCTCACGTTTCCGATACTGGGTGCTGGAAGCGGCAAGATGCCTTCTCTTTTTATGCCCTCTGCCGTCAAAGAGATCGATATAAGCAGTGCTTTGCCAAACAAACCAGGGGATCGGGTGCAAGTCGTTGTTAACGGATACCTAAATTTTGAAGCCCCTGGACCTGTTGACTTTTTTATTGATTCCTGGTATCAAGATTCCGCTGTGCCCGTGGTAAAGATGAGTGGATTCAGAACGACACCAGTTAATGGCGATATCGTTGAGAGCATGAATCCGCGATCTATCTGTTACAAGGTGGAATGGGAACCTCTTGATGCGGAGAACAAGCAGCCGATAAAACAAGACGTAAAGAACGGTATTACTCAAAACGGCCACAAGGTTAAGAGTTCTATCGATCGAACATCAGCGATTGGTAACGGGCAAAATAACCACACCAGCAATGGCCATCGAGCCCCCAATGGCACTAATGGCGCCAAATCTCACACAAATGGACACCACAAACTCAAAGAGTCTCTCGGAGAAGTCAATGGAAATGGCGCTAAATCTCACACAAATGGACACCACAAACTCAAAGAGTCTCTCGGAGAAGTCAATGGAAATGGCGCTAAATCTCACACAAATGGACACCACAAGCCCAAAGAGCCTCTTGGAGAAGTAAATGGAAATAGTGTGGAAAATGGCAGCACCAAACGGCTGAATTGCGATCTTGCAGAGCAAAGCGTGAATAACAGCTTGGATGATGTTGATTTCGTTGTAATCTCCCAACATGATGGTAACCATCTGCTTGAAAGGGCTCTCTTGgatctgctggcgctgcgCACCGCGAAGACTCCACGCCTAGTTGCCTTGTCTGATGTCGTTCCTGAGCCGACCGCTTGTTACATCTGTTTGGTTGAAATAGACAAGCCGATATTTATCAACCTGACAGTCGAAACTTTTGAGAAATTGCAGAATCTGTTCACAGTCTGCCATTCCATGCTCTGGGTGACGTCTGGGGCGTATCGCTTTGCAGAGAACCCAGAAAACAATATTGCGCAAGGTTTCTTACGTACGGTTCGTTCTGAGGCAAACAAAGCTGTAGCCTCTCTTGATTTAGATCCTCGTTCTAAATCCGATGCTCGTGACACCGCTGAGCTCATCCTTCGTGCAGTCAAAGTCTCAGTTACGATACCCGAGGACGATGCTCCTGTGGATTACGAGTttgcggaagaagaaggcaagtTGATGGTACCTCGTGTTGTCAAGCAAGATGACATGAACCTCGCAATCTTCCATGATACAGAAACTTCAAACTCGCCACCTTATCCACAACCGTTTGATCAGCCTGGACGGCGTCTCACTGTGGCTGTCGGTACCTATGGTGCTCTTGACTCTCTGTACTGGAAGGATGAGCGTGAAACGCCTTTGGGGCATGAAGAGATAGAAATCAAGGTGGCGTGCACAGGAATGAACTTCAAGGACGTTGTCATCGCTATGGGTCAAGTATCCAGCCCATATCTCGGCGTCGAATGCAGCGGCACTGTGTCTCGCATCGGTTCTCGTGTGGGTTCCTTGAGGGTTGGCGATCGAGTCTGTGCCATGTCACTAGGCGCATATGGCACATACTCTCGATGTCTTGCTTCCAGCGCGGCAGTTATTCCCCATGACATGAGCTTTGTGGTAGCAGCATCAATCCCCGTCGTATACTGCACCGCATATTACGGTATCATGGATCTGGCCAGGCTAGAATACGGCGAGAAGATCTTAATCCACGCTGCATCTGGCGGCGTTGGCCAAGCAGCCATTCAGCTGGCGCAGATGGTTGGCGCTGAGATTTATGCCACCGTTGGAAGTGCAGACAAAAAGCAGTTCATTATGGATAAATATGGCATTCCAGACAGtcatattttctatagtcGAGATGCTACCTTTGGCCCAGCCGTCCGAGAGGCTACAGGTGGCCGTGGAGTTGATGTCGTACTCAACTCGCTTGCAGGCGACCTTCTTCGCGAAACGTGGGACTGCCTTGCGCCTTTTGGGCGTTTCATTGAACTAGGCAAGCGAGATATCACGAATAACACAAGGCTTGAGATGGCTAAACTCGAGTATAACTGCACCTTCAGCTCGGTTGATTTGACCCTTGTTGCTGCGGAACGACCCAGAATCTTGGAGCGCACTTTTGCGTCGGTGATGCGCCTTGTCGAAAATAAGACAATCAGGCCCATTGAGCCCATTACTTCTGTCAGCATCCAAGATGTCGAAGGAGCACTTCGCAAGTTGCAAAGCGGCAAAACAGTAGGAAAGCTGGTGGTGACACATGGTGGCTCTTGTCAGGTCAAGGTTACACATCCTCCACCTCGCTCAGATGTTCTGGAGCGCGATGCGACATATGTTATAATTGGTGGGACAGGTGGCCTGGGACGGTCCATCACACGACGAATGGTCAGCCGCGGCGCTCGACACATCGTCTTGCTCTCTCGAGGCGGTAATGAAACGGATAGCGTGAAAAAATTGGTGAAGGAGAGCCGAAAGCTAGGCGCTTCGATATACGTTCTGCCTTGCGATGTTGCTGATGAGCAAAAGGTGAAGGAGCTAGTGGATGAGCTGCAAGATGATCTGCCACCTATCAGAGGCATCATTCATGCTGCTATGGTTCTTAGA GACGTGCTTTTTGAAAAGATGACTTTTGAAGACTATGAAGCTGTCGTTAGAAGCAAGGTCTCAGGAGCCTGGAATTTCCACAACGCCCTCATCAAAACTCCACTCCAGTTCTTCATTGTCCTCTCCTCTGTCGCTGGCATAGTGGGCAACCGCGGCCAAGCACATTATTCTGCGGCCAACACGTACCTTGACGCCCTTGTCCTACACCGACGCCGGCAAGGTTTGGCAGCCTCATCTATCGACCTTGCTGCCGTAGAGGGCGTTGGATACTTAGCTGAAAACGGCGCCAGAATGTCACAGGTCATGAGGAACTTGTCAAACAACACCCTGGGCGAGGCAGAGGTTCTGGCACTGATCGAATCTGCAATGACGGGCAAAGTCGACCGTTTCTGCCAGGGCCAAGTCATCACGGGGCTAGGCTTTGACAATGCATCGTCAATGCCGTTTTATGCCTCTGATGCCAAATTCTCTCATCTGCGTGAAGCTTTGCTCGCCGCATCAGCCGACGCTGACGCCTCGTCGGGATCTGAGGGCTTGTCCATTTCTCAACAACTACGAAGATGTAAAACTGCCGAGGAGGCTCAAGAAATCGTGACGCTTGGTCTTCGCGATAAGCTCGGCGCCATTCTGATGCTGTCAGAAGAGGTGATGGCAGCACGACAAGGAAACACGTCCATCACCGCTTTTGGACTGGACTCGCTCAACGCAATTGAGCTCCGAAATTGGATTGGAAAAGAGCTCCAGGCTCATTTGCAGGTTCTGGAGCTGCTGACTAGCGGGCGAGTCGCAGATCTGGCTGGTCTGGTGCTGCGAAAGTCGAGAATCGAGGGAGTCTGGACAGAGAAGTGA
- a CDS encoding uncharacterized protein (EggNog:ENOG41~SMCOG1062:glycosyltransferase, MGT family~CAZy:GT1~antiSMASH:Cluster_1.8) gives MSPFRPKRVLFITDVEPGELNVFLATAQSLRDADITVEIHLATPPGFQDDVPAGATYHQINGLPLMQAVEDHFTRKQNGPTFPLSFIQPPGFKNTRKAIKDAAAVHMPYTGRQMVDLFASIVNIVREVKPTIVVVNGYMAAGLTACFHLNVKFICLSPKSIKEFAASDQPRGASLWKFPALFSGFSYPVPWHKVLLNAYYVRFTAKAFKKDPQRKDVQSYLTAHAVLRTPMDLIRRRPENVKILVASLPQLDFPLKVPAHVVCCGPIIRQPVSVWVSEPDLAGWLAEGRTIYVNMGSLVKMTEDQAVELAKALKIVINELDKQVEKGRLQVLWKLRKYGAYSVFLPGCRIEQVLCQAFQQDRIRVKDWVQADPLAVLRSGSVVCSIHHGGANSYNEAVVAGVPQVIIPAWTDCYDYAQRVEYLGIGKWGTRNTKNGWSAQELSTKILAVLVGQSSIAVKKRCNVLKQICEFSGSGADCAALTILRECEQ, from the exons ATGTCTCCTTTTAGACCCAAGAGAGTCCTATTCATCACCGACGTTGAGCCTGGCGAGCTCAACGTCTTCCTCGCTACCGCCCAGTCTCTCCGCGATGCAGACATCACTGTTGAAATCCATCTTGCTACTCCTCCTGGTTTCCAAGATGATGTTCCTGCAGGAGCCACCTATCACCAGATCAACGGTTTGCCCTTGATGCAGGCAGTTGAAGACCACTTCACTCGCAAGCAGAACGGCCCTacctttcccctctctttcaTCCAGCCTCCTGGCTTTAAAAACACTCGCAAAGCCATTAAAGACGCTGCCGCGGTCCATATGCCGTATACGGGACGTCAGATGGTCGACCTCTTTGCCTCTATTGTCAATATTGTTAGAGAGGTTAAGCCCACTATAGTCGTGGTCAACGGCTATATGGCGGCAGGTTTGACGGCCTGCTTTCATTTGAACGTCAAGTTCATTTGCCTCAGCCCTAAATCCATCAAGGAGTTTGCAGCGTCGGACCAGCCTCGAGGTGCGAGCCTTTGGAAGTTCCCAGC GCTCTTCTCTGGATTCTCCTATCCTGTCCCTTGGCATAAAGTCCTCTTGAACGCATACTATGTCAGGTTCACCGCAAAGGCATTCAAGAAGGATCCCCAGAGAAAGGATGTGCAGTCATACCTCACTGCTCACGCTGTTCTCCGAACCCCTATGGATCTCATACGACGTCGCCCGGAGAACGTCAAGATCCTAGTAGCTTCCCTTCCGCAGCTTGATTTCCCGCTCAAGGTCCCTGCTCATGTTGTTTGCTGTGGCCCCATCATTCGCCAGCCCGTCTCTGTTTGGGTCTCCGAGCCTGACTTGGCTGGATGGCTTGCAGAGGGACGAACCATCTATGTGAACATGGGATCTCTTGTCAAAATGACCGAGGACCAGGCAGTTGAGCTAGCAAAAGCCCTCAAGATTGTCATTAACGAGCTTGATAAGCAGGTCGAAAAGGGTCGCCTCCAAGTCCTCTGGAAGCTCAGAAAGTATGGCGCATACTCTGTGTTCCTACCCGGATGCAGAATCGAGCAAGTCCTCTGCCAAGCATTCCAACAGGACCGAATTCGCGTCAAGGATTGGGTCCAAGCTGACCCCCTTGCGGTACTTCGAAGCGGCTCTGTCGTCTGCTCTATCCATCATGGTGGAGCGAACTCTTACAATGAGGCTGTTGT TGCCGGTGTCCCTCAAGTCATTATCCCCGCGTGGACCGATTGCTACGATTACGCTCAGCGTGTTGAATATCTCGGCATCGGTAAATGGGGTACTCGTAACACGAAGAATGGCTGGTCGGCACAAGAGCTCTCTACCAAGATCCTCGCGGTGCTTGTGGGACAGAGTTCGATTGCAGTCAAGAAGAGGTGCAATGTGTTGAAGCAGATTTGCGAATTCAGTGGCAGCGGCGCAGATTGTGCGGCCCTGACTATCCTCCGAGAGTGCGAGCAATGA
- a CDS encoding uncharacterized protein (EggNog:ENOG41~antiSMASH:Cluster_1.8) gives MKVLCLHGAFGSASNFKVQLGIFTDATTRPGVEFKWINGFARATPPPGFDDYFGAPPLYRFMDIDGISELEQMIINIRDMPQGNSPEETMRKLVADKEQFAAPAVIETISRLLQILDDDPEIDGILGYSEGATTAATLILEEQRLFREQGRPRHIKSAIFFAGWPPVRIVDGRVQTLLADEHDVVIDIPTCHVVGCSDPYIHGAVALYGLCDEDTAILFDHGKGHTVPRDEVTVRELSEAIERTFAQVA, from the exons ATGAAGGTTCTCTGCCTCCACGGAGCCTTTGGCAGTGCTTCC AACTTCAAAGTCCAGCTTGGCATATTCACTGACGCTACAACTCGACCTGGCGTGGAGTTCAAATGGATCAACGGGTTTGCGAGAGCGACGCCACCGCCTGGCTTTGACGACTACTTTGGTGCTCCGCCGTTGTACCGATTCATGGACATTGATGGCATAAGCGAGCTGGAGCAAATGATTATTAACATTCGAGATATGCCGCAGGGCAACTCGCCTGAGGAGACGATGCGGAAGCTGGTAGCCGACAAAGAGCAGtttgctgctcctgctgTGATTGAGACTATAAGCCGGCTGCTACAGATTCTGGACGATGATCCGGAAATTGAT GGCATTCTTGGTTACTCAGAAGGAGCAACGACGGCGGCCACCTTGATTCTTGAAGAGCAACGTCTCTTTCGAGAGCAAGGCCGGCCTCGACACATCAAG AGCGCCATTTTCTTTGCCGGTTGGCCCCCAGTTCGCATCGTGGATGGGCGCGTTCAGACGCTGCTCGCGGATGAGCACGACGTGGTGATTGATATACCGACGTGCCACGTAGTGGGCTGCAGTGATCCATATATTCATGGCGCAGTCGCGCTGTACGGACTATGTGACGAGGATACGGCCATTCTATTCGATCATGGCAAGGGCCACACCGTTCCTAGAGACGAGGTAACGGTGAGAGAGCTTTCGGAGGCGATTGAGAGGACTTTTGCCCAGGTGGCATGA